Proteins encoded by one window of Pseudorca crassidens isolate mPseCra1 chromosome 3, mPseCra1.hap1, whole genome shotgun sequence:
- the TMEM171 gene encoding transmembrane protein 171, with amino-acid sequence MSPAAAAEPDGVQGDRRVTKLIFFLFVIGAILLCVGVLLSIFGFQACQYETLPDCSMVLKISGPACAVIGLGAVVLARSRARLQRSEERLRGNRGASDRAFLCGESRQFVQCLIFGFLFLTSGMLISVLGIWVPGCGSDWVQEPLNETDTADSEPQICGFLSLQILGPLIVLVGLCFFVVAHVKKRNNSNVGQDASESEERQTQNMEPFQVTVGDAVIIFPPPPPPYFPESSVSAATRSPGADGWLPNESPPSYYSIFNYRIPTPEGQGAASDRDCESIYTISGTASSSETSHTPCLSSELPPRYEEKEAAAPTSLSPSSEPSPP; translated from the exons ATGTCTCCCGCAGCTGCTGCCGAGCCAGATGGGGTCCAGGGAGACAGGCGTGTCACCAagctcattttcttcctttttgtcatCGGTGCTATCCTGCTGTGTGTGGGAGTCCTGCTCTCCATCTTTGGGTTCCAGGCATGCCAATACGAAACCCTCCCAGACTGTAGCATGGTGCTGAAGATCTCCGGGCCCGCGTGTGCCGTGATTGGGCTGGGGGCTGTGGTCCTGGCCCGCTCCCGGGCACGACTTCAGCGAAGTGAGGAGCGCCTGCGAGGCAACCGGGGGGCCTCCGACCGAGCCTTCCTCTGTGGGGAGAGCCGCCAGTTCGTCCAGTGTCTCATCTTTGGGTTTCTGTTCCTGACGAGTGGTATGCTCATCAGCGTACTGGGCATTTGGGTCCCCGGGTGTGGCTCAGACTGGGTGCAGGAACCGCTGAATGAGACAGACACTGCTGACTCAGAGCCCCAGATCTGTGGATTCCTGtccctgcagatcttgggacccTTGATTGTGCTTGTGGGATTGTGTTTCTTCGTGGTTGCCCATGTTAAGAAGAGAAACAACTCGAATGTGGGCCAGGATGCTTCTGAAAGTGAAGAGAGACAGACCCAGAACATGGAGCCCTTCCAGGTCACTGTAG GTGATGCCGTGATCATAttcccacctcctccaccaccttaCTTTCCTGAGTCTTCAGTTTCTGCAGCTACTCGGAGTCCTGGGGCTGACGGTTGGCTCCCAAATGAAAGTCCACCTTCATattacagtatttttaactatag GATCCCAACTCCTGAGGGCCAAGGCGCAGCCTCTGATAGAGACTGTGAATCTATATATACTATTTCTGGGACTGCTTCATCCTCTGAGACCTCACACACTCCCTGTCTCTCATCCGAATTGCCTCCCagatatgaagaaaaagaagctGCTGCCCCCACATCCTTGTCTCCATCTTCTGAGCCTTCCCCACCGTGA